Proteins from a single region of Chromobacterium sp. ATCC 53434:
- a CDS encoding lytic transglycosylase domain-containing protein → MAVANKKKIHSHNGKLTPKSETSPEKVQVDDSARLKEIRKLVEENNQSSMPTDVIICHIYMESRFDSNPHAAGSSAKGLMQLLKAPIREMYRLENMKKPKSERLPDAQVFQKADAFHNGPSLIDEAINIQTGTKYLQLLIDNEKRKGAADPIAEAYKDYRGVRNGIYYKKIKSMADNLKGNPDSMQVLRDGVK, encoded by the coding sequence ATGGCTGTTGCAAATAAGAAGAAAATTCATAGCCACAATGGAAAGCTCACACCAAAATCTGAAACTTCTCCTGAAAAGGTTCAGGTAGATGACTCAGCCAGGCTGAAGGAGATTAGAAAACTTGTGGAGGAGAACAATCAATCGTCCATGCCAACTGATGTTATTATTTGCCACATCTATATGGAGTCTAGATTTGACTCAAATCCTCACGCAGCAGGTAGTTCAGCAAAAGGATTGATGCAGCTATTAAAAGCTCCAATCCGTGAAATGTATCGGCTTGAAAATATGAAAAAGCCAAAATCTGAACGATTACCAGATGCGCAAGTTTTCCAAAAGGCAGATGCATTCCATAACGGCCCATCCCTTATTGACGAGGCAATAAATATTCAAACAGGGACGAAATACCTACAACTCCTGATTGACAATGAGAAAAGAAAAGGTGCCGCAGACCCTATTGCTGAAGCATACAAGGATTACCGAGGCGTAAGAAACGGCATATACTACAAAAAGATTAAATCAATGGCAGATAACCTAAAAGGCAATCCTGACTCTATGCAAGTATTACGAGACGGCGTGAAATGA
- a CDS encoding PAAR domain-containing protein, with amino-acid sequence MGKAIIREGDSTSHGGTVLEAFPTLSVYGKNAAGIGHKVSCPKCKGTFVIVEGTSSTIFMGKNVAVEGMKTSCGATLIASQGQATIDVASGAAGTSPTSIAASALSTASTVPRLFDQHFIIHGMDGKPLADWPYTIELPNGQKINGKTDKEGKTMKVSSDTADTATLHVYEPEPTPINPSWDQ; translated from the coding sequence ATGGGTAAGGCCATCATCCGTGAGGGAGATTCAACCTCTCACGGGGGCACGGTTCTGGAGGCGTTCCCTACGCTTAGTGTCTATGGTAAGAACGCTGCAGGTATTGGCCATAAAGTTAGTTGTCCTAAATGCAAAGGGACATTCGTCATTGTCGAAGGCACTTCAAGCACCATTTTCATGGGCAAGAATGTTGCCGTAGAAGGCATGAAAACTTCATGTGGGGCCACTCTCATTGCATCCCAAGGACAGGCCACAATAGATGTCGCATCTGGTGCGGCAGGCACGTCTCCGACATCGATAGCCGCCTCTGCCCTGAGCACAGCCAGCACAGTCCCCAGACTGTTCGATCAGCATTTCATCATCCATGGCATGGATGGAAAACCCCTTGCTGACTGGCCTTACACAATAGAGCTTCCCAACGGGCAGAAGATCAACGGAAAGACCGATAAAGAAGGAAAAACAATGAAAGTGTCCTCCGATACTGCTGACACTGCGACGCTTCACGTATACGAGCCTGAGCCAACCCCGATCAATCCATCCTGGGATCAATAA